ggagaatcatctgttcaTGTTTAACACATAATTGTATTTAGCTCCCACTTGTGAGGTTAATGGATGTACATGGAAGAAGACAAATTATCTTTGTTGTGTTTCCCCTTTTTCACCTGAATGGTAACGTAACAATGTCAAAGTGTGATTGCAGGTCTCAGATGCTTTCAACAACAACCATTCTAATACTGACACCGATAACGCTGGTGATAAAAAGCTTAGTGAAGCTTGTTGGAGGCACAACAAATGCATAGGTATCAACCGCTAGCGTTATGTTGTACCTAAGCTGTTTCCTGATGAGTTTTGAAGCCATACCAAACATCCTATGGATTTTTAAAAAGCTGCCGGATTTCTCTCCAAAGTACTCACTTCCTTCCCAATCTCTCAAAGGATTGtcctttttgtgtgtttatcgATTGTATTTGATCTTGTTCCTCATGGTTCTGTAGTTTTATGCTAAGCTTGTTTGCGGGATATGTCTCTGATAGGCTAATTTAATACCAACCATAGCATTTCATCTGCAAGGTCTTAATCATGTTTGGTCTCACGTCTAAGCATTTAGATACAATTCGATGTTAACTTTGGAATTTGAAAATTGCAGCCTAGTCGTAGTAGAAACCCTGTGGTGAAAAGCCTGTCTAACAGGTAAGATCCTTAGTTAATAATCTCTTTAAGATAAATGTTTATTCATTTCttaagaaaattgttatttattttacttgttTGATTTTAGGAAGAAATTTTAAACATTCCTTGTTCGGGATGGCTATCCTAAATTTGAACAAAGTCTTccaaaagatttcaaaaaagtGAACAAGGCAATCTTAAGGCAATCCTTGTTCCGGATGACTATCCTAAATTTGAACAAAGTCTTCCAGAACAAGCAAGAAGAACCAATCTGTATATGCTATGTTGATACACTTCGTCTCCAAGAAGAACCAATCTCTTGTCATAACAGAACTTTAATATCTCTCTTAAGTTAGCTTCAGTGAGACACTAACCAGTTGGGTTTATGGGGTTAATAATCACCATTGCCATTAACCATATGTCTTAATCAATAAAGAAGCTTCTGCATTAAGAGTTCTACTCACTGTATTCCTTGTTAACATCAAGTCTCCAGTTATCAGTCTCTTCAAAATAAGGAACAAGATTTGCCTCCTAACAGAGATATGGTACCTGAGTAAAGTGGTTAATGTGGAACTGGAACCATAATCTACCAACCATGAAAAGCTTATCAGCctaataaaactaaacaaaatgtCTCATATAGGAACAAGGTCATTACTCCATCTTTTGGTCCTACAATAGAGTTAAAGATTTGCATCACACCTTTTCTAGTTCCATCAGTTAGAAATATGAGTGTTCTGGTTCGTTCTGGTTCTAATGATAAGAAGTCAAAAGTCTCAGAATATGATCTTTCTTTCACAAGAGATCTGTTTGAAGCTATTACCTTAGATATCTATTATGATGTTAAATGAACTCAATAACTTCCTTTTGAACTCCTGGAAACGTCTTTAGTCAATGTAAACACTTGATTAAAAGATTAAAGCAAAGAGCAACCATATCACGAAGAAATGTAAGAGgcttatgttttaatgcatcaATGTTCCCAACATTTATGAAATTGATCCGTTACATATATTTACATTCTATATCTTCAGGTTGATAATAAGAGCAAGTGAAAACTAATGATTTTGCAAAAGGCATAACAAAAAGGTGTTACCTTTATGTCTTATTTCTAAAGCTCAGAAACACGAAAATAGAATTCACCGCTGATTACTTACAGTCTTCATGTTTTCATTGAGGGACTCATAGTCTAATGGCTTGAAAGACATTTTCAGAATTGAATTTTTACACAAAAAGCAAACACGTTTAGCTCGATTACAAAGTGACAGCGAAGATGATTACGAAAGAGATGTTGACGATGGAATGAGCGGAGATGATGACGGACGGGTTGATCGCGCTGGAGATGATGATGAGGGTGGAGATGATCGATGCCGGAGATGATGAATGCGGAGAGGATCGATGCCGGAGATGAGACAAGTTGTCGTCGTCGCTTTTGTGATTTCAATTTTCAGAAAAAATGTAATTAGAGAAAGAGAATGGTAAAATGGTAAATGaccatattaaataaaatatgtttgtgtCTTTGGGCTTTGGAATCTAAAATTGGGAGAAAAAGTTCATATAGGACTATCTAAAACTATTTCTCTAATAACTTCATCAAGCAACTTTTGTATCTACATGTGGTCACTCTTATCTCACATAAACAAGCGCATCCAGGAGGGGATGAGAATGGCGATTCCAAGATCCAGATAGACTTGACGTCGATCCTGCACTCGGCGGTCTCTGCATCATCGCAGGGGAGACTATCCGACACTCCCTGTGTATCGAGGTGGTCCCACGGCGTTCCTGGAGGTTTCGTAACTGCCGTCTTGTTCAAGCTTTCCTGTTGCCGCTTCGTCTCTTCGCTTGGTGGAGCTTCCTTCGAAGCTTTGATCTCCCTCTGATCATCACGTTCTTTGACGTGGAGATCACAAGAATTAGCCGCTGCGTTCACGTTCCACAGATCCGATCGCATCCGCTCTCATCTGATCACTCACGTGTCCTCAAGCTACAGCACGAATCTCTTTGATTTGGCTCGGCGATTTGATCTATACGAGGATCAAGTAGACGTTCGGTATACATGGGGTCATCTTACAGATCACGTTCTAGCCACATGGCAGACATGAAAGGAAAAGGTATCCTTTACGAGGATGACGACGCGCCGATCATTCTGATGGATCAGGATGATTCACTGATCGTTAGCGAGTTCAGTCTCTCGTTTATAGGCAAGGTACTCAACCTGAAGAAACAAAACGTTGAGAAGTTACTTCAGAAGATGCCATCACAATGGGGCATGGAAGATCGCATTACGGCTAATGACCTGGGCAATGGGAAGTTTCTCCTTAATTTCACTTCGGAAGAGGACCTCAGCTCTGTTCTTCGACAGGGTCCCTTTCATTTTAACTTCTGTATGTTTGTGCTGGTGCGATGGGAACCCATTGTTCATGATGATTACCCGTGGATCGTTCCTTTTAAGGTTCAAGTGATTGGCCTCCCTTTGCATCATTGGACGGATACAAATCTTAGGAACACTGGGGCAAGATTAGGCCATGTTCATGTTGATTCTTTGGATGTGGCTGAGGGCAGCATGCTCATTGATGTGGACTCTAGGAAACCCCTCAAATTCTCAAGGAAAGTGGAGTCGAAGGATGGAGATGAGGTCACCATTGAAATCAAGTACGAGAAGCTATTTAAGCACTGCTCTACATGTGGTATGCTTACCCATGAGAAGGATCATTGTCCTTCTTTGGATGTGCGATCGTGACTTCAGTCTCAAACAGAGCGACCTGGTATCTTTACGAGGATGCAGGTTCCACAGGATAAGGCACAGTACCATAACTTTCACACTGAGCACAAGCCAAATGTATATGACCGTCAGCCTTATGGGCAACGTATGGAACCTGCCAGACACGCAGCTCAGTCAAGGTATGGCGAGGATGATAGGAAGTATGCACACAGGACGCATCAGTCTGGTAATCTCCGTGCTACGCATTCTGATAGGATCATGAGACGCCACAATGATCCTAATCGGAGCAATAGATATGGAGCTTCTAAGGGTCCATATGACCGTAATCTGAGGTAGACTTGGTGAGAGAAAGCTGTGAATACTAAGCGTCCAGCCACAGTGCCAATGGCGCCAGCGTCAACACCAATAAGCTTTCGACAGATTGTTCCTTATGAACAACCTACTGGTACAAGTAACAATGGTTCCCATGGTGTGATTGAGTATCAAAGCGGCAGGTCAGGAGAGGGTATCAGTGCTAGAGGTGCTAAGAGATTGGCCAGTGCTATTGTAACGCCATCACGTATTGACCATGACATGGAGGAGAATGTCACAAAGCGGGCAAAGGAGCTTACTCGCTCTCTTTCTTTCACGAACCTTAGTGATCACGAACCGGTAACCGTTCCTGCAGACAATCAGATAATTGGTGCTTTGAATGACATGGATATTGAGGATAATCGGGAGGATGGAATGATGGAATGTGAAGGGATAGATGAGGATTTACGTGGTATTGACCTCAAAGAGATGGAAGAGAGAGAAGGGCAGCAGGCTGCGAGCATGGTAGCAAAGGGGCCTGCGACTTCAGAACCTGATAATAGAGGGTTGAAGCACAGTAGACAAGGTAATAAGGTGAATGTCCCATTGGGCTTTCAGAGAAAAAAATTTGAGATCCTTCGTCGAGGATCTCCTCGgaagtcttcttcttcgtctcaaGGAGCTCATATGGCTAGAGATTCGAGCAGGTCAAGGAAACATGATCAGAGTTCGAAGAGGCAGAGAAGTGGTGTTTCCAAAGGTGTGTCCAAAAGTGATGGATTGATGGGTTCCAAAAACTCATCACATGAGTATAAATGAGGAcactcagttggaactgtcgagggattggaaacgacctcacagttcgacgccttacggagatgtgtgagaagcatcgcccaggacttgtgtttctttctgAGACGAAGAATAGGAGGCCGCTGCTGCAAAACATTCAGGCCGATTTAGGATTTGATCATTTATTTACCGTTGAGCCACTTGGCCTTAGCGgaggtttagctttattttttatggatgattttcaagttaatgttttattttcgaataacagaatgattgacattgaggcagtcattgatggaataaaagttTTCATGACGTTTGTTTATGGTGACCCTGTTTTGGAACGACGAGATGaagtttgggaacgtcttacgcgtttctcaacaactAGAAATGGACCTTGGTTCATGATAGGAGACTTTAATGAAATAACATGTCATAACGAGAAAACAGGAGGAAGACAACGCCCTGATAGCTCCTTTCTTCCTTTTAAGCAGATGCTTAATGATTGTGGCATGTTAGAATTTCCTTTCACGGGAGATATGCTTTCTTCGGTGGGGAAGAGAGCAGGAGGATCAACAGTTCGATGTCGCTTAGATAGAGCAGTAGGAAATGCGGACTGGCATGAGAAGTTTCCCCACTCGACTGTTAAGTACATGAGGCTATGGGGATCGGATCATCGTCCGATTCTTGTAGACATACTCATAAAGCCAACGAgaagatctaaaaattttaaatttgataaaagatGGTTGGATAATGAGGAGCTACGGCAAGTTATCCTTGAGGGATGGAAATCTCCTGATCTTCCTCCAAACGCGAATATTATGGAACATATTTCCAGCTGCAGGAGAGCCTTGAGTGAATGGCGAAGGCAAAATAATGTCAATTCGGCAAAATTATTGGAAGAGCTTAAAGAAAAGATGGAAGGCTTGTATGCAGATGATAATGCCACAACTGAGGAAATTGCAGCAGCTCTGAAGGAACTCTCACATGCTCGTAAAGCGGAAGAGATGTTCTGGAAGCAAAAGAGTCGGGTGTTTTGGCTGAGAGAGGGAGatagaaatacaaaatttttcCATGCCTTGACGAAGCAAAGAAGAGCAAGAAATAAGATCACACAGCTCTTAGATGAGAATGGGAATATtattgaggatgaagaaggacttgtagccattgctactagttaTTTCAGGCAGATTTTTGAATCATCAAACCGGAGGAAATCGAAGAGGCGCTAGCTCAGGTGCCAACAACGATAACTGGTGCTATGAATGATGACCTTATAGCTCCTGTCTCTAAATGGGAGGTCAAATTAGCGCTTTTTGCCATGCACCCAGAGAAAGCTCCAGGaccagatgggatgactgcACTTTTCTACCAGAAATTTTGGGATATAGTAAAGGAGGATTTAACtcttatggttaataaattTCTTCTTGAGGGGACGATGGTGAACAGACTGAATGACAAAAATATATGTCTCATCCCGAAGATAACAAAGCCTAATGCAATGACTCAATTCAGACCCATTAGCCTGTGCAATGTCAGctacaagataatctctaaagTCTTATGCCAAAGGTTGAAAAAAGTGCTACCAGGTTTGATATCGGAAACCCAGTTAGCCTTTGTTGCTGGGAGACAGATTTCAGATAATGTTATGATCGCTCAGGAAATGTTCCACGCATTGAGAACGAAACCGAGTGGACGAAATAAAAGGATGGCCATCAAGACagacatgagcaaagcatatgataggatggagTGGTCGTTTATTGAAGTTGTCCTACGTAAAATGGGATTCTCAGAAACTTGGACTAGCTGGGTCATGCGATGCATTACATCGGTGAAATATAGGGTTCTCATGAATGGAGAGCCAAGAGGGAATATTATTCCAGGTAGAGGACTaagacaaggagatcctttgtctcctttcatttttattgtatgcacggaagcgctcgctagccttcttaatcatgcagagatACAAGGGAAGATAACAGGGATGCGTGTTACACGCACGTGTCCGtcggtatcccaccttctctttgctgatgatagccttttcttctgtaaggcggagccccatgaatgtgaagaagtaatgaaagtagtcaggaaatatgGTAAAGCATCTGGTCAATGCATCAACTTTGACAAATCctccttactctttggtaagcggATTAATGCAAATACGAGACAAGAGATTAAAGACGCACTTGGGATACAGAATGAAGGTGGAATGGGAACATACTTAGGCATCCCCGAAGACATAAGCGGATCTAAATGCAAACTTTTTGCATTTCTGAAAGATAAGCTGATGCATAGAGTGAATGGATGAACATGTAGATGGCTCTCAAAAGGTGGAAAAGAAGTACTGGTAAAATCCATTATGCTCGCTCTTCCGACATACGTCATATCAACTTTCCTGCTCCCattggagatatgtgaaaatTTGGCAAGTGCCATTGCTCAGTTCTGGTGGAGCTCGAATCCACCAAAAAGGGGAATACACTGGGCGAAATGGGAGAAAGTCTGTCTACCCAGAGAGGAGGGTGGAATTGGCTTCCGATTGATTCATGACTTTAATCTGGCGCTTCTGGCTAAACAACTATGGAGACTAGTACAGTTTCCTGATTCCCTGGTCGCCCGAGTCTTACGGGGAAGGTACTATAGATTGAGCTCACCACTGAGAGTAAGCCCTGTTAGTAGCTCATCCTATGTGTGGACTAGCATCTCTGCTGCAAGAAAATTGCTGCTACTGGGGTTTAGACAGAAGATACACTCAGGCTATGAGGTTAAGGTATGGGAGGATCCATGGATTCCATCGAATCCCGCCAGGCCAGCTGCCCCCATAGCTCCTGTGATGAACCCTAACATGAGAGTAAGCGATCTTATTGATCAGGGATTGAAGGATTGGGATGTGGGACTGTTGGAGAACTATGTTCATCCTGAGGATATACCACTCAtaaggagtttggccataagctcaaCGCACCGTCGTGATACTTTCTGCTGGAACTTTACAAGGAGTGGccaatacacggttaaatctggatattgggtggcACATAATTTATTAAAGTTAACAGAGGAGAAGGAAGTTTTGGAGCCAAGTATTACAAAGCTCCAGGCCTTTGCATGGAAACTGAAGGCCCCTacgaagatatgtcatcttatgtGGCAGTTGTTAActggtcatgtggcagtaacgaggaatTTAGTTAGACGCAATATGCGGTGTGACAAttactgcccaagatgtggagaagcAGAGGAGACTGTCACACATGCAATCTTTGAATGTCCACCAGCCCGTCAAGTATGGTCTTTATCTTCAACCCCGACGTGCCCAAATATTTTTCCGGTATCGAGCGTATACACAAACATGGATTAtctattttggaggaaaaatagTATCATGGAGCCAGAGCAAGACAGgtatccttatccctggataatatggtTCATTTTGAAGGCTAGGAATGAAAAACTCTTCAGGGGCATAGATAGAGATCCTCTGGAACTAGTTAGACATGCTGAGAGTGAATGCCATGCATGGTTTGAAGCTAATGAGGTGGTACAAGCAGTTACACAAGACACTATAAATGAGGAACCCCAAGCCGTATGCTTGGAAAATATTTGTTTACAAGATGGTTCTTGGACCCTTTCAGCTAactttagtggatgtggatggacATGGATGGATAGCTCAGGGAATATTCAGCTTATGGGGACAAAAAACTTCCCTCGACGTGAATCAGCCTTGCATTCGGGGGTAGAAGCACTGCGGTGGGCGATGGAGAGTATGCTGCAGCACTCGACCTGCCAGAGCTTTGGGACAGACTGTAAGGAACTGATTGCTATGGTTAAGGATCCTCAGGcgtggccaagctttgcgacaGAATTGGAGAGAATAGAGACGCTACAGATATGCTTCCCGGACTTCAACATCACTTACATTCCACGGGCGCATAATCAGACTGCAGATTTTctagctaagactgctagatctTTTCGTAGAGAGTTACActttgttggttgttctatttcggtttggttacccagaccacttcaagtttgagtaatagaatagccttttgacgtcaaaaaaaaaaaaaaaaaattaaaaaaaacaagcgCATGCAATACTCTCATTCAAACACAACAACCAAtttggagagaaagagagtgagaACCTTTTGAAATCAGTTGGTCAGTCAACAGCACAATATTACCATCTGTACAGAGTTCTTGATTTTATGATGATTAAAAtgtgaaaaaaacttaaaaaaaaaaactttttacttGTGTTTAATTCAACCAAACGATCCATTTGTTTGGGTAAACAATAAATGcttctttaaaagaaaagtttcaACTTCCCGTCACATGAAAATACATTAAAAGTGTCGAACCTTTTGGTTGCAGAGCATTTAATCAGGAACAGTTCGAAACTTTGACAAACAAATCGACATCCGAGGATTGTAATTAAGCGGAATCGAACCAGAGAGAAAAGGTTTCCTCCGGTACACGTcttcttctttcattttcttgaatGATTCCTCAAGTTTAGTCCTGTTGGAAATTCATACCGgtttataacaatttataaatcaagCTATGAATTCAGTTGTCTAGAATCTCATGTAAATactgaaataaatctagatctTACGGTTTTGAATATACCTGGCTACTCGCAGCGGAAAGATGAATAAACCAAGTCGAGATTTCAAGCACTCCAAACGTCGTGCCTCTATCGGTATCCACACGCACACAAACTGGATCGATACGGGATGCTAGTGCCGTCGAGATCAAATCTCAAAGAATTTGACAAACTCTTTTGTCGCTTCAAGTTTCGTTTTTGCGGCCGAGAGATGATCTTTTAaggtaataataaacatatatgtGTTGAGTTAACCTAATTACATCACGTGGTCATTACGTCAACGTAATGGGCTTAGTGATCCAAATCCAGTTTAGATTTAGGTCCAATACACAATACatgtttattatttctttttatcttaTAAACAGAAGATCATCAAAACTCTAATAATAGTTTAATCCAAattaaacttaataataatTTGATCCAATTTGCTTAGGTGTGTGACCCTGtaggatcatataatattagtaatgAATTCTCAATTCATAGATTATAAGCGGTTTCTAGCAAAACATTATAACCACCTAATATTATATGACGGTCGAATCTCGACGTTACAACTTTAACTAGAGTAAGTACAACAGATTTCAGGACATTCCcaacaatctcccacttgtACTGGAATCATCTATTCCCATAATCCTTTTGTCTCTATATCTCAATCTTAGCATAAGGCAAGAACTAGTGTCATCCTTATTAAGCTAAATCACTTTTATCGAACTCTGATTTATACTGATAAAAAAAACGACTGACATTCACCTCGTTTGAGCATGGCCATGCATTTCTCAGTATCAAATCTTCGATAGGCCCAAAGATATTTATCTCCCGTTATATGGGAGGGACAAATCCCATCTTGTTCCATCCCTGTTCCTTACAAACTTCATAGAACACCTAATCAATGCCTTTATAATCACCAGTTACGGCTGACGTTTGACAAGGTCAAAGTGAACTAATCCACATGTAAAGAATCATGACGAACTCAGGTCTAAGGACTATACTCTATAGTCGTAATGAGAAACTCTTATGACACTCATATAACAAACTTGTAGAGCTCTCATAGCGGGTCATTCCGATCATGTGTTCTCTAACACATATCCATGTGATTGACTTCAATACTACATATTGAATGACTCCACGAAACTTAGTCATCAATCACCTCACATACTAGTCATTCTCAGTTATTAATGTCCCAAGTTAACAACCTTGACTAGGGActtcaataatttataacatcTCTCACCTATAGGGTTTCATGATCAAGTCACGTACTTGATGACCTATAagaatgatataaattattttggaaattttatttaattatccaataataaaataaatctgaaacaacttcattaattttaaaacataaccaAATGTATGTAAACCTGAACATCATATCATAAAAGAAAAGTCTCCCACTAGAATCAAGATCACATCTTAAGAAACTTTATGCCTATAGCAGTAGTGTGACTCTCATGCTTAGGTCGTGGAAGAGGTTTAGTCAATGGATCAGCAACATTTGCATCCGTTGAGACTCTGCTAATCTTCACATCTCCTCTATCGACGATATCACGAATGAGATGATATCTCCTTTGAATGTGTTTGGATTTTTGGTGGGATCTAGGTTCCTTTGCCTGTGCGATGGCTCCATTGTTGTCACAATAAAGATCCACTGGGTTAGAAATACTCGGAACCACACCTAGTTCAGCAATGAACTTCCGAATCCAAACAGCTTCCTTTGCTGCTTCAGAAGCAGCGATGTATTCAGCTTCAGTCGTTGAGTCTGCTACGGTGCTTTGCTTGGAACTCTTCCAACTCACTGCTCCTCCATTAAGACAAAAGATGAAACCAGATTGTGATCG
This genomic stretch from Brassica napus cultivar Da-Ae chromosome C9, Da-Ae, whole genome shotgun sequence harbors:
- the LOC125592583 gene encoding uncharacterized protein LOC125592583, with protein sequence MNDDLIAPVSKWEVKLALFAMHPEKAPGPDGMTALFYQKFWDIVKEDLTLMVNKFLLEGTMVNRLNDKNICLIPKITKPNAMTQFRPISLCNVSYKIISKVLCQRLKKVLPGLISETQLAFVAGRQISDNVMIAQEMFHALRTKPSGRNKRMAIKTDMSKAYDRMEWSFIEVVLRKMGFSETWTSWVMRCITSVKYRVLMNGEPRGNIIPGGKEVLVKSIMLALPTYVISTFLLPLEICENLASAIAQFWWSSNPPKRGIHWAKWEKVCLPREEGGIGFRLIHDFNLALLAKQLWRLVQFPDSLVARVLRGRYYRLSSPLRVSPVSSSSYVWTSISAARKLLLLGFRQKIHSGYEVKVWEDPWIPSNPARPAAPIAPVMNPNMRVSDLIDQGLKDWDVGLLENYVHPEDIPLIRSLAISSTHRRDTFCWNFTRSGQYTVKSGYWVAHNLLKLTEEKEVLEPSITKLQAFAWKLKAPTKICHLMWQLLTGHVAVTRNLVRRNMRCDNYCPRCGEAEETVTHAIFECPPARQVWSLSSTPTCPNIFPVSSVYTNMDYLFWRKNSIMEPEQDRYPYPWIIWFILKARNEKLFRGIDRDPLELVRHAESECHAWFEANEVVQAVTQDTINEEPQAVCLENICLQDGSWTLSANFSGCGWTWMDSSGNIQLMGTKNFPRRESALHSGVEALRWAMESMLQHSTCQSFGTDCKELIAMVKDPQAWPSFATELERIETLQICFPDFNITYIPRAHNQTADFLAKTARSFRRELHFSI